Below is a window of Fimbriimonadaceae bacterium DNA.
CGGTTCTGCAGCAACGCAAGGAAATCGAGGCAAAGAGACTGGCCTTGCAAGGGCAGGTCGCCACGCTGAACAGCGACATCGGCAAGCTGAACGCGGGTGTTCGCAAGCTTCAAGAGCAGACTGCCAAGATCAATGCGCAGTACCTTGCGTCGAAGAAAGACTACGACCGCGTGAAGATGAGCTTCGACATTCAGAACGATCGCTTTAAGGAGATCAGCATTCGGAATACCGAGATCGAGCGGGCGAATGCGCAACTTGAGCGAGATCAGGAAAAGCTGCGGACTGAGGTTGAGGGGCTGCAAGGAAAGATCACTGAACTTGAGAAGGAGCGCACCGACCTTGAGCAGCAGGTCGCGCAGGCAAAGGCGGACTATCAGAAGGAGTTGAACGGGCTGAACAACCAATTGAACGCCGCCAAATTGAGCCTGACGGAGACTCAGCGTCAGCTTTCGGAAGCCCAGCGCGATTATGTGAAGCTCCAAAACACCTTTGGATATGCGCGGACGCAGAGGATCACTTACTATCAAAACGAGGAGCTGGTACGCGTTTTCTTACCGCCGCGCTTAACCGAAGAGCAAGCTCGGGGGCTCCTGAACTCCCTGTTGAGGCAGTCGATCACGGCAGCCGAGGCTCGCGGGGCGGCAGCCAACGAAACGCCGTCGGCGGCGATGATTATGCCAGCGGGGCCGGAGGGCGCCGAGGTTTCTACTCGCGAGCAGATTGAGCTGATTATCCAGAGAATTCGGAACCTGCCGGACTACACGTTCATCGCCGCGACATCTCGATTGAACGCCTTCGTCAACGAGCCGGTTGCTCTTGAGGTGCGGCTCTTCCACAACCCAGTGATTTATGAAGTCAACGAGCAGATCGCCGATGTGCGCATTGACGGGTCGAGGTCTGATGGCGAAATCTTTGACGAGTTGACCAAGTTCTTCTCTGAAA
It encodes the following:
- a CDS encoding DUF3084 domain-containing protein, with the protein product MDVGSIGFLLLMALMGGGIAVFADRLGRKLGKSRHTLFGMRPRKTAEVLTFAAGFLIPIVTLLVVIAISSSYRQWFVRGAQAYEDAKRYEKQAADLQEQVDNLMKLKEQTAKDFEQKNKELLTVLQQRKEIEAKRLALQGQVATLNSDIGKLNAGVRKLQEQTAKINAQYLASKKDYDRVKMSFDIQNDRFKEISIRNTEIERANAQLERDQEKLRTEVEGLQGKITELEKERTDLEQQVAQAKADYQKELNGLNNQLNAAKLSLTETQRQLSEAQRDYVKLQNTFGYARTQRITYYQNEELVRVFLPPRLTEEQARGLLNSLLRQSITAAEARGAAANETPSAAMIMPAGPEGAEVSTREQIELIIQRIRNLPDYTFIAATSRLNAFVNEPVALEVRLFHNPVIYEVNEQIADVRIDGSRSDGEIFDELTKFFSEIVRPEAIKKGMIPTLGSESGLGSLSTSDVLQLIRRIRDVNAPVRVSAHAVKQTRAGDRLEFVFRFR